The window CGTTACTGAATGAATCTTTGGCACTGGGGTCTTGCAGTGCCTGAAAAGAAGTCAGTTGCAAATGATTCAATCTTTTTAAGGAAGCTACTCACAGAGATCAGTTCCATACTTCAGTCCGACTTTGGGGACCCAACCCTTACTGCGGAAGTAGTGATACGCCATGTAAGTAGTTTTAAAATTGGGCTTCACTTCGCTGAAAACTTCCCATAGCTTCAAAATAGTTAGGGGCTcctaaaaatcaaaagcaaaggcaTTAATGTGACTATATTAATATTAAGCAGATATAGAATACTTTGTGCAGTAGAGCATAACAGCCAAATATCAAATACGTCTACTGCAAAGAGCATGAACTTCAGGCAATAAAATACAGAATCCCTAAATATAAGACAGAAACCTGCTGCTCCatttagtgggtttttttagcatttcACGATCAGTCCCATAATGCcttgtttaaaggaaaatctgATAAGTTTCAGTTATTTTGTCATTACATTAACAGTAGCTTGATATAGATTAATGCTTAAAACTCCAAggaattttcctgtttcagggAAGAGAGACTATTTGCCATATTACTCCTCCCATACTTTCTTTCCCCATATTGCCTGCCTAAGTTACAACAAAAACCTTTCTCTACAGAAAGACTGTGCTTAACTATATTTGCCTTGGTAAACATAAAAATTTCAGACCAGTAtttcataaacagaaatatCATTACTTATAAGAAAAAATTCTCAAGTACTCTGTTTGGTATTTCCTCCTTCAGAATGAACAGCATAAAATACTGCCACAGTACGTAAAAATTTCAGACCAAAACATATCCAAACTAATGGTATCCCCAGCAATCCAAAATTAATCCAATCTCTTACCTCACCATAATAAATACTTAAACATCCCAGAGCATACACCaagaaaaaagcctaaaaaaaataaacagagtaaGTTTAACTGACAGCTAGACTCTTCCTGTAGTTTATATTCCATGCAAGAACAAAGgctcaaattaattttatacaaGAATCCTCATGTCATCACGACAAACAAGTTGCCTGAAAGTTTCCTTTGCGATTTGTCTTCACGACCTTTACATTTCAACAGACAcagcacaacaaaaaaaatctatgcatGTGCTGTAGAGTCCTGAAGGCACTGTGTTAAAACTAACACACGTGAATATATTTAGAAGCAGCACAATCGAAGCAGGATTTATATAAATGTTATATTCCTGGTATTTCTATACTTAAGTCCTATCACTGGTCTCTTTGTCAGTGGGATTATTCATCTACAGTGAATGGGACTGGAccctacatattttttttaaccatatcATGTAATTATTGCAGgttattaaaaacaagtttaatgACTAAGATAATCCAAATACTTAGGAGACGCAGGAGAACGCTGTACTTCAGAAACAGGTATTAAATTACATTGTAACATAGATTAATGTTTACTTTTCAGATTACAAGTAAAACAACTTGTACTGTACTTGAAACATACCTCTTCCAAGCTGAGTTGTAAATACTCAAAAATCCTAAATGGATTTCTTCTGCATACTAGTTTTTCCGTCTTGACCAGCTACAAGAAAAATTTACTGTATTACTAAAACTTTAAACTGGAAAAACTACCGAGTTCTGAAAATAGCACTGATGATATAATTTTTCTAAGAGATTAGGATACTCTTTATCCTTACATTTTCTTGCGCGTGAGCAGAGTCATCTTCAGGACATAAGCtaccttcttcttcctcttgcacCAATACATATTCTGGAGCACATTCTTTTGACTTGATCATCTCACAAGATCTTTGCTCGGTGCTCTCCCTAGCCTTGCAGCCGCAATGCACGAGAAAACCATGATTCTGGCAAGACACTTCAGCTATCTCTTTTAAGTCACCTTGTTCCTGTTGTTTAGAGCCACATACAGCCACAGGATCAAACGCTGGATCTCCTTCCAAACAGGCTTTCTTGTAGCCTTCATTCTCAGGACTTAGGGCTACTACATTTCCAGTATCTGTAGAAGACTGTCTGGaaagttctgtattttctgtacttGGGCCCATTCTGTCGCAACTATTACTGGTTTGTTCAGCTCTATCCTCTTCCAAAAATGGCAGCTCAAGAGGCTTAGTGTAATTTTCAAGAATTTTGGTAACTGAGCAGTCATCAAATCCTTGCTCTTGCAAAATACTTTTAGCCCACTGAACATGACACTGGTACCTAgtaaacaagtaaaataaatcagaagttCTAGGGTATTACATCCTTTAATTAACATCTTAAAAACAAgcaccttaaagaaaaaaaaaaaaaaagaagattcagCACAGTTCACAAAACAAATCTGAACACACACCCCAACAACTGCTATGCAAAATACAAGCACGCACAATGTAATGGGACTCTAGTCTTCAGGAAGCTGCAGACGACATTACTGAACATCAAGATTCTGCTACCttctttggctttgttttgccttttaaatttcTGTGGCAACAAACACCGTTACCGAATGTTGCACAAGAACTACGCATTGAGGACTACTGCTATATAGTTTCAAGAAGCAAGAACTTCACCAGGCAAAAGCTCCCTTCTCCCATGGAAGCCTTAAGTCTGAATTCCCTGCAAAAACATCTTGGTATCAGAGCTTGCATCATTAAAACACGCAACAAGACTTTGCATATGGAGCTCTCACACACTTCATCTATTATGCAGCTAACTACTGAGAATAGTATCTTCAAACTCTGTTTTAACTACCTTTGAAACAGCAATGGCATAGCAAAAACACCAGTGTAAAAATCTTCAGCAGAAACTACCTTCAGCTTtaaccaaccccccccccccaagaaataataataatcctaTCAGTGAGACAGTAGCTGAAAGCTGTAAATATTTCTAGTATTTTTCAATTATGATAGAGTTTTCAGTGTCCCTTCAGTTATTTATCCTTGGAAGATAACATTAATATCCAGTTGAAGACATTAATCTTCATTCTGTGGAAGTTACAGGTAGCTGAGTGCAGCTGTCCTTACTCAAACCTGGACAACTCTAGTACAATATTCTTTATTTCCCAAAACAAAATCCTAACACAGCAATTACAGACCAGGTAATGAAGAACTACAAAGacaattaaatgcaaatttcatGTGTCAACACAAAATCTAAGTCCCTCTGAAGTCTCAAAGCTATGTAATTCAGTGCTGTactttttgttacaaaaaaagaCTCCTCTTTGTCCTATGATTTAATTACCATATAATTTGCACTTAGAGATCTCTACTGAGACAGATCATGATGCATTTTCTGCACCAATGTAATTACACTTTCATTGATGCTCAGCTGTATTTGCTGGCACATAAAGCAGTTACAAAGTAGACTAATAAGAATGACAAGTGTTTCTGCAAGTAGTAGTAGCGGTAGTAGCAGTAGTAATATTGCTACTGTTTGTCTTACCTGAAGTTGAGGACTGAAGGAGCATaactttcaaatttaaataaagtaaaatttttagagTTATCATAAGATTTAAGCAAACAGAGTAACTAACTTGCACACTCTTAACAGTTAGTTCATATACTATTTAAGTGGAATGAAGCAATTATGTGGTGCAATACTCTGTTTTGCTAAATGTACAAACTAGCAATGTtaatagactttaaaaaaaaaaaaggaaaacattcatgTATTAATAAAAGTTCAAGAGCTGCTTCAGCCCACACTATAATAATTCAATAAGGAAATGgaagagttattttaaatagcCTGCCCCAGaaacttctctttctcctcctcagctgAGAAAGGAGTTTATTACGCTTGATATTATTATGAATTAATTACCCATACTACTATGCATGCACTCAATCTTCTATCCAGCAATTAATGCCTGCAAGCTTACATGAAAATCCATGCTGAATATCACCTACTCTATTTCTAGCTTTTGTAATGTGATTTATAAAcgaaatgaaaagaaatagaagcaaGTAGTCATCATCAT of the Ciconia boyciana chromosome 11, ASM3463844v1, whole genome shotgun sequence genome contains:
- the TSEN2 gene encoding tRNA-splicing endonuclease subunit Sen2 — translated: MAEAVFHPPRRKRRVFESFEAPFPVDVGGKDFRICQAEIINNNVIVRNPEDIEQLYNKGYFGKGILSRSRPVYSISDPLLVTKWQGANINMPIIASKKYQCHVQWAKSILQEQGFDDCSVTKILENYTKPLELPFLEEDRAEQTSNSCDRMGPSTENTELSRQSSTDTGNVVALSPENEGYKKACLEGDPAFDPVAVCGSKQQEQGDLKEIAEVSCQNHGFLVHCGCKARESTEQRSCEMIKSKECAPEYVLVQEEEEGSLCPEDDSAHAQENLVKTEKLVCRRNPFRIFEYLQLSLEEAFFLVYALGCLSIYYGEEPLTILKLWEVFSEVKPNFKTTYMAYHYFRSKGWVPKVGLKYGTDLLLYRKGPPFYHASYSVIAELVDDNFEGSLRRPLSWMSLSGLNRTTVNASKELMLCYLIRPSDMTEKEMSTPECMKRIKVQELIVSRWVSSRERSEQDEL